One part of the Lotus japonicus ecotype B-129 chromosome 2, LjGifu_v1.2 genome encodes these proteins:
- the LOC130736110 gene encoding uncharacterized protein LOC130736110 translates to MEHVEKADSTDGRVFPNLVVGVATRQSEELQVLCEIRVDFQNLAENGLDLLPAVKAQGCERYFNRLSAPIYDKLVKEFSKHADCDDYQVVSHVLGKKIIISKRSIALLLGGETIKGSRFQTNDSKSKKFKENLNSVLYVSWRSTKSDYKKKDLHPDLRILHKIMLNCLNTRPSGSSPDYINFTTKVMMFFIKTKQKICLPYFLFTYLKDCIKKSRTTASESKSTIKYIPFGRLLSDIFVESNLVKDLIKAGCTEDLTTLTGDALTSKTLKRMGLIDNKVAAAFVSKPAEIVKRRIRIDDFPLWSKADDPEAILHYINHLKSHGLDIDVDEFFRNLPNAPDYDAPKRMAKRKNEDATDAKDDSEDGNDDEPPPQKKKRRRLESQPRLSSRKPNKHRGLPELQGPLSRTQVSL, encoded by the exons ATGGAACATGTCGAGAAGGCCGACTCTACAGATGGAAGGGTTTTTCCCAATTTGGTTGTGGGTGTAGCAACAAGACAATCTG aagaacttcaagtactctGTGAAATACGAGTTGATTTCCAGAATTTGGCAGAAAATGGATTAGATCTTCTCCCCGCTGTGAAAGCTCAAGGCTGTGAAAGGTATTTCAACAGGCTCTCTGCACCCATTTAtgacaagcttgtgaaggaGTTTTCGAAACATGCAGACTGTGATGATTATCAAGTTGTTTCACATGTGCTGGGCAAGAAAATCATCATCTCTAAAAGATCTATTGCTTTACTTCTGGGCGGTGAAACTATCAAAGGCTCTAGATTTCAGACTAATGACTCCAAGTCAAAGAAATTCAAGGAAAACTTAAACTCAGTGTTGTATGTCAGCTGGAGATCTACGAAATCTGATTACAAGAAAAAAGATCTTCATCCTGACTTAAGAATCTTACACAAGATCATGCTCAATTGCCTCAATACCAGACCCTCtggaagctctcctgattacatcaactttacTACAAAAGTGATGATGTTCTTCATCAAGACAAAGCAGAAGATTTGCCTCCCTTACTTCCTATTTACTTATCTGAAAGATTGCATAAAGAAGTCAAGGACAACTGCTTCTGAAAGCAAGAGCACAatcaagtacattccttttggcAGGCTTCTGTCTGATATCTTCGTTGAGAGCAACTTGGTCAAGGATTTAATCAAAGCAGGGTGCACTGAAGATTTAACTACTCTCACTGGAGATGCTTTGACTTCTAAGACTCTGAAAAGGATGGGACTCATAGACAATAAGGTTGCAGCTGCCTTTGTCTCTAAACCGGCAGAAATTGTGAAAAGAAGAATTCGCATTGATGATTTCcctctctggtccaaggctgatgatccagaggcaatCTTGCATTACATCAATCATCTAAAGAGTCATGGTCTGgatattgatgttgatgaattcttcaggaaTCTCCCAAATGCTCCTGATTATGATGCTCCCAAGAGGATGgcaaagagaaagaatgaggatGCTACGGATGCCAAGGATGACTCTGAGGATGGTAACGATGATGAGccaccacctcagaagaagaaaagaagaaggttAGAATCGCAACCAAGGTTATCCAGCAGGAAACCCAACAAGCATCGAGGCCTACCAGAGTTACAAGGTCCTCTGTCAAGAACTCAAGTAAGTTTGTAG